A single genomic interval of Lacrimispora sphenoides JCM 1415 harbors:
- a CDS encoding Gfo/Idh/MocA family protein: MKPLRFVVIGSGWRSLFYARIAKAYPDCFHLAAFLCRSKEKAQWLLEETGIKAVTSPEECRSENPDFVVVAVNKDAIFQVTREWALKGYPVLSETPAAMELEDLQELWRLHTQEGARIQVAEQYFEYPVFHAAIEIAKRGYLGDPYMVNISAVHDYHGASLIRRLLGTGLENMKVYGKKYVYPVVETDSRQGFIEDGRMSDRERVRLTFEFEGGKTAFYDFNGIQYHSRIRSRHLNVQGARGELDDWTLRCVGEDSRSREYQIIKEPFETGNGIKEIYMGQELLYRNPFYELGKANGLPQDETAIGTLMLGMRRFIEEGFEVYPLSEGLQDAYVRILMEQALKSGQMVESKTQVWS; encoded by the coding sequence ATGAAACCACTTAGATTTGTCGTCATAGGCTCCGGCTGGAGGTCCCTGTTCTATGCCAGGATAGCCAAAGCTTATCCGGATTGCTTTCATCTGGCAGCATTCCTTTGCCGGTCAAAAGAAAAGGCGCAGTGGCTGCTGGAAGAAACCGGAATAAAGGCTGTGACAAGCCCAGAGGAATGCCGGTCAGAAAACCCGGATTTTGTAGTGGTTGCTGTAAACAAGGATGCTATATTTCAGGTGACAAGGGAATGGGCGCTGAAAGGATATCCGGTGCTTAGTGAGACACCGGCTGCCATGGAATTAGAAGATTTACAGGAGCTTTGGCGTCTTCATACCCAGGAAGGCGCCAGGATACAGGTGGCAGAGCAGTATTTTGAATATCCGGTCTTTCATGCGGCTATTGAGATCGCAAAACGGGGATATCTTGGTGATCCGTATATGGTTAATATCTCCGCAGTTCATGACTACCATGGAGCCAGCTTAATCCGGCGGTTATTAGGAACCGGTTTGGAGAACATGAAAGTGTATGGAAAGAAATATGTGTATCCGGTAGTGGAAACGGATTCCAGGCAAGGATTTATTGAAGACGGCAGGATGAGTGATAGAGAACGGGTCAGGCTGACCTTTGAATTTGAAGGGGGAAAAACAGCTTTTTATGATTTTAATGGCATACAGTATCATTCCAGAATCAGGAGCCGCCATTTAAATGTTCAGGGAGCGAGAGGGGAACTGGATGACTGGACGCTTCGCTGTGTAGGAGAAGACAGCCGGTCCAGGGAATATCAGATTATAAAAGAACCTTTTGAAACAGGAAATGGAATCAAAGAAATTTACATGGGACAGGAATTGCTTTACAGGAATCCGTTTTATGAGTTAGGTAAAGCAAATGGACTTCCACAGGATGAAACGGCCATAGGAACCCTTATGCTTGGAATGAGGCGGTTTATTGAGGAAGGCTTTGAGGTTTATCCTCTTTCAGAGGGGCTTCAGGATGCCTATGTAAGAATACTTATGGAGCAGGCTCTTAAAAGCGGTCAGATGGTGGAATCTAAAACCCAGGTTTGGAGCTGA
- a CDS encoding HD-GYP domain-containing protein yields the protein MFKIKISIDALVNSHYNLMCHCAYISNFNIKRYFKEQKEETAFWSVEVKELIYLPIEKLTEGMELARNIPGINPMLPFAVTGCKLSERMIGRMKTIGVQGAYICTAITQGIEPEDFVEPELKTKMLTSIRDVFDQSLKKFTFQSSRQVYEEIAKVAESVVMNVLNKDKYLFQMIDIRDYDGYTYSHSLYVGILSVLLGKYIGLSISNLNDLALCGLLHDIGKTDIPIDITNKPGPLTSEEFEIMKQHPSLSYKKLGDHIVISQAVLQGVQTHHEKFDGTGYPFGLSGKDIPLYARILAIADVYDALNSTRPYRKAWSPRRIFDYLTSCSNTHFDPELLTAFLHCVSAYPIGTIVHLSDGSSAVVKDNTPGFSLRPIIRFISPPQKAGIDVDLSCELFNLTIIDDDEC from the coding sequence GTGTTTAAAATTAAAATTTCCATTGACGCATTGGTTAATTCACACTATAATTTAATGTGTCATTGTGCATATATTTCCAACTTTAACATAAAAAGGTATTTTAAGGAACAGAAAGAAGAGACTGCGTTTTGGTCTGTTGAGGTGAAAGAATTGATTTATCTTCCTATAGAGAAATTGACTGAAGGTATGGAATTAGCCCGAAACATCCCGGGAATAAACCCAATGCTTCCTTTTGCGGTAACCGGCTGCAAGTTGAGTGAACGTATGATTGGCCGCATGAAAACCATCGGAGTACAAGGGGCTTATATCTGCACAGCGATTACGCAAGGCATTGAACCCGAGGATTTTGTGGAACCGGAGTTAAAGACCAAAATGCTGACAAGCATCCGCGATGTCTTTGACCAGAGTTTAAAAAAATTTACCTTTCAATCCAGCAGACAGGTTTACGAGGAGATTGCTAAAGTGGCCGAGTCCGTTGTTATGAATGTTTTAAACAAGGACAAGTATCTCTTTCAGATGATAGATATCAGGGATTATGATGGGTATACCTATTCCCATAGCCTTTATGTAGGTATTTTAAGCGTTTTATTGGGAAAGTACATCGGACTTTCCATTTCCAATTTAAATGACCTGGCACTTTGCGGACTTCTTCATGACATCGGGAAAACAGATATTCCAATTGATATTACCAACAAACCTGGTCCCTTAACCAGCGAAGAATTTGAAATCATGAAGCAGCATCCCAGCCTTTCCTATAAAAAGCTGGGCGACCACATCGTGATCTCCCAAGCAGTATTGCAGGGGGTTCAGACCCATCACGAAAAATTTGACGGAACCGGATATCCTTTTGGCCTTTCAGGCAAGGATATCCCCCTTTATGCCCGGATCCTGGCTATTGCTGATGTGTATGACGCTCTTAATTCCACCAGGCCATACCGGAAAGCCTGGTCTCCCAGACGGATTTTTGACTATTTAACCAGCTGTTCCAACACTCATTTTGATCCGGAACTGCTGACAGCTTTCCTTCATTGTGTTTCCGCATACCCCATCGGTACCATTGTCCACCTTAGTGACGGAAGTTCAGCAGTTGTAAAGGATAACACGCCGGGATTTTCTCTGCGCCCCATTATCCGCTTCATCAGTCCTCCTCAAAAGGCAGGCATAGATGTGGACTTATCCTGCGAATTATTTAATCTCACTATCATTGATGATGATGAATGTTGA
- a CDS encoding AraC family transcriptional regulator — protein sequence MIEILNGIHETIHYECSLGLRLYHNKNFEDYPEHWHGGIEMIMPTKGGYEVIVGEEHFSLETEDIILIHSGVIHSLRAPSLGERYILQFDAALLYHLKEMETLLHIIPPVIYLKKKDRDSLHGSIKKKLDKIIEEYQGNSGFREASIYAALIEIYVELGRNKVCLNGAGRQIHTMRQQEYFEAVMNASTYINQHFMENLTLGEVARISGFSKYHFTRIFKQYMNMTFYEYLNSKRVKKAEELLYNTREMSITDVAMGSGFSSMSAFNRTFKMIKRCSPSDYRKIRQQMYESEE from the coding sequence ATGATAGAAATTTTAAATGGAATTCATGAGACCATTCATTATGAATGCTCACTGGGACTTCGGCTTTATCATAATAAAAATTTTGAAGATTATCCGGAGCATTGGCATGGAGGAATTGAAATGATCATGCCGACAAAGGGGGGATACGAGGTGATCGTAGGGGAGGAACATTTTTCCCTTGAAACAGAAGATATCATTCTGATCCACTCCGGCGTGATTCATTCATTAAGGGCACCCTCTCTGGGAGAACGCTATATATTGCAGTTTGATGCTGCCCTTCTTTACCATTTAAAGGAGATGGAAACCCTGCTGCACATAATTCCCCCGGTCATATACTTAAAAAAGAAGGACAGAGATTCCCTTCATGGGTCTATTAAAAAGAAGCTTGATAAGATCATTGAGGAATATCAGGGAAACAGCGGATTCCGGGAAGCCTCCATTTATGCGGCCCTTATTGAGATCTATGTGGAATTAGGGCGAAATAAGGTATGCCTTAATGGAGCCGGCAGGCAGATCCATACTATGAGGCAGCAGGAATATTTTGAAGCTGTTATGAATGCCAGTACCTATATCAACCAGCACTTCATGGAAAATCTGACATTGGGGGAAGTGGCCAGGATCAGCGGATTTTCCAAATATCACTTTACCCGGATCTTTAAACAGTATATGAATATGACTTTTTATGAATATTTAAACTCCAAACGGGTGAAAAAAGCGGAGGAGCTTTTGTATAATACCAGGGAAATGAGCATTACGGATGTTGCTATGGGTTCCGGCTTTTCATCCATGAGCGCTTTTAACCGCACTTTTAAAATGATAAAGCGCTGTTCACCAAGCGATTACAGGAAGATCAGACAGCAGATGTATGAATCAGAAGAATAA
- a CDS encoding glycoside hydrolase family 3 C-terminal domain-containing protein encodes MNEDKRKEYRKKAKELVSKMTLEEKVSQTVHSAAAIPRLGIKGYNWWNEGLHGVARAGVATVFPQAIGLAASFDEELLYEVADTVSTEARAKFHMQQKYGDTDIYKGLTFWAPNVNIFRDPRWGRGHETYGEDPYLTSRMGVRFIEGLQGDDEDYLKTAACAKHFAVHSGPEDERHSFNAVVTKQDMFETYLPAFEACVKEGKVEAVMGAYNRTNGEPCCGSKTLLKDILRTNWGFEGHVTSDCWAVKDFHEHHGVTGSALESVAMAMENGCDLNCGSLFLYLTEAVNRGLVSEERLNEAVENLMMTRLKLGLFEEPEAVEYNKITYEDNDTREHKELNFKASRKTFVLLKNEGNILPLNKSSLKTIGIIGPNSDNRKALIGNYEGTASRYYTISEGIQDYVGEDVRVMVSEGCHLCKPRVSGLGQENDRSSEVRGVCEASDVIIACMGLDSSLEGEEGDEGNEYASGDKPNLSLPGLQKQVLEEIYKSGKPVVLVLLSGSALDVSWADAHIPAILEGWYPGAEGGRALAAVLFGDYAPEGKLPVTFYRSTEELPAFTDYSMKGRTYRYMEQEALYPFGYGLSYTDFSVRDVSLSHDRIGAGDTLTIKAVLKNEGHKKGAETLQVYVKSCAPQTPNAQLKALLKAELEPGEERELQVMLSDKAFALRDEQGDLVMEAGTYNVYVGTQQPDKRSRELTGKVPECMTVSIDQRTVLEKCCI; translated from the coding sequence ATGAATGAGGATAAGCGTAAGGAATACCGAAAAAAAGCAAAAGAATTAGTTTCAAAAATGACTCTGGAGGAGAAGGTTTCACAGACCGTACACAGTGCGGCGGCGATTCCAAGACTGGGAATAAAGGGTTATAACTGGTGGAATGAGGGACTTCATGGTGTGGCCAGGGCCGGTGTTGCTACGGTGTTTCCCCAGGCCATCGGACTGGCTGCAAGCTTTGATGAGGAGCTGCTTTATGAAGTGGCTGATACAGTTTCCACAGAGGCAAGGGCAAAGTTTCATATGCAGCAGAAATACGGAGATACGGATATTTATAAAGGACTTACGTTCTGGGCTCCTAATGTCAATATTTTTAGAGATCCCCGCTGGGGAAGAGGACATGAGACATACGGAGAGGATCCATATTTGACTTCACGTATGGGGGTTCGTTTTATTGAGGGGCTGCAGGGAGATGACGAAGATTATTTAAAGACCGCAGCCTGCGCCAAACACTTTGCAGTCCACTCAGGTCCGGAGGATGAGCGACATTCCTTTAATGCTGTAGTGACAAAGCAAGATATGTTTGAAACCTATTTGCCGGCGTTTGAGGCCTGTGTAAAGGAAGGAAAGGTAGAGGCAGTTATGGGAGCCTATAACCGGACCAATGGGGAACCCTGCTGCGGAAGCAAGACCCTGCTTAAGGATATTTTGAGGACGAACTGGGGATTTGAAGGGCATGTAACCTCAGATTGCTGGGCAGTAAAAGATTTTCATGAACATCACGGAGTTACAGGTTCCGCTCTGGAATCTGTTGCTATGGCAATGGAAAACGGGTGTGATCTAAATTGCGGAAGCCTGTTTTTATATCTTACGGAGGCAGTGAACCGGGGGTTAGTGTCTGAAGAACGGTTAAATGAAGCAGTTGAGAATCTGATGATGACCAGACTGAAGCTTGGACTGTTTGAAGAGCCGGAAGCTGTGGAATACAATAAAATTACTTATGAGGACAATGATACCAGAGAGCATAAGGAGCTGAATTTTAAAGCTTCCAGAAAAACCTTTGTTTTACTTAAAAATGAGGGGAATATACTCCCTCTTAATAAGAGCAGCTTGAAAACCATTGGAATCATCGGACCCAACAGCGATAACCGAAAGGCACTGATAGGAAATTATGAGGGTACCGCTTCCAGGTATTATACGATTTCCGAAGGAATCCAGGATTACGTTGGAGAAGACGTCCGTGTTATGGTCTCAGAAGGATGCCATTTATGTAAACCGAGGGTAAGCGGCCTGGGTCAGGAGAACGACCGGTCATCAGAGGTTCGTGGAGTGTGTGAAGCCAGTGATGTGATCATTGCCTGCATGGGTCTTGATTCCAGTCTGGAAGGAGAAGAGGGTGACGAAGGGAATGAATATGCCAGCGGGGATAAGCCCAATTTGTCCCTTCCAGGATTACAGAAACAAGTGCTTGAGGAGATTTATAAGAGCGGGAAGCCTGTGGTTTTAGTACTTTTATCAGGAAGCGCCCTTGATGTGTCCTGGGCAGATGCCCATATTCCTGCCATCCTGGAAGGATGGTACCCGGGAGCTGAAGGAGGCCGTGCTCTGGCTGCCGTGCTGTTCGGTGATTATGCACCGGAAGGAAAGCTTCCCGTTACCTTTTACAGGAGTACAGAGGAGCTTCCGGCCTTTACGGATTATTCCATGAAGGGCAGGACCTACCGATATATGGAGCAGGAAGCTCTCTATCCCTTTGGCTATGGACTTTCCTACACGGATTTTTCCGTAAGGGATGTGTCCTTAAGCCATGACCGGATAGGGGCAGGAGATACCTTAACCATAAAAGCAGTGTTAAAGAATGAGGGGCATAAGAAGGGGGCAGAAACCCTGCAGGTATATGTGAAATCCTGTGCGCCTCAGACACCCAATGCTCAGCTTAAGGCACTTTTAAAGGCAGAGCTGGAGCCAGGGGAGGAAAGAGAATTGCAGGTGATGCTTTCCGACAAAGCCTTTGCCTTAAGAGATGAACAAGGAGATCTGGTAATGGAAGCAGGAACGTACAACGTGTATGTGGGAACCCAGCAGCCTGATAAACGAAGCCGGGAGCTTACAGGGAAAGTACCGGAATGCATGACCGTATCCATAGATCAGCGTACCGTCCTGGAAAAATGCTGCATATAA
- the spoIIID gene encoding sporulation transcriptional regulator SpoIIID has translation MKEYIEERAVAIANYIIDYHATVRQTAKKFGISKSTVHKDVTDRLEHINPSLAARARVILDINKSERHIRGGLATKEKYQHRLQMCSKKN, from the coding sequence TTGAAGGAATATATTGAAGAACGCGCGGTTGCGATCGCCAACTACATCATAGACTATCATGCGACCGTGAGGCAGACAGCGAAGAAATTTGGGATTTCCAAATCTACGGTACATAAAGATGTTACGGACCGTTTGGAACACATTAATCCGTCCCTGGCAGCCCGGGCCAGGGTAATCCTTGATATTAACAAATCCGAGCGTCATATAAGAGGCGGCCTAGCCACCAAAGAGAAATACCAGCATCGCCTTCAGATGTGCAGCAAAAAGAATTGA
- a CDS encoding aminotransferase class I/II-fold pyridoxal phosphate-dependent enzyme has product MNKEDQMRAPICEALETFQKKRVVPFDVPGHKRGRGNPELARLLGERCVGLDVNSMKPLDNLCHPVSVIRDAERLTADAFGAADAFLMVGGTTSAVQSMILSVCKAGDKIILPRNVHRSALNALVLCGAVPIYVNPEVNSMLGISLGMEIGQVEKAIMENPDAVAVFVNNPTYYGICSDIRSIVRLAHAHGMKVLADEAHGTHLYFGKGLPVSAMEAGADMSAVSMHKSGGSLTQSSLLLLNKGVNGDYVRQIINLTQTTSASYLLLSSLDISRRNLALRGEESFAKVVEMAEYARGEINSIGGYYAYGRDLINGTSIFDYDVTKLSVYTLGNGLAGIEVYDLLRDEYDIQIEFGDICNLLAYISIGDRIQDIERLVGALADIERLYKKDRTGMLSGEYIAPKVAVSPQKAFYSQKVSVPVGESAGRISGEFVMCYPPGIPILAPGEMITEEIVEYIIYAREMGCSMQGTEDPAVERLMVLKEQVQEGER; this is encoded by the coding sequence ATGAACAAAGAAGATCAGATGAGGGCGCCTATTTGCGAAGCTCTTGAAACATTTCAAAAAAAGAGGGTAGTACCCTTTGATGTGCCGGGCCATAAACGGGGAAGGGGAAATCCGGAGCTTGCCCGCCTTTTAGGGGAACGGTGCGTCGGACTTGATGTAAATTCCATGAAGCCTCTTGATAATCTATGCCATCCGGTGTCAGTGATCCGGGACGCGGAACGGCTGACAGCAGATGCTTTTGGGGCAGCAGATGCATTTTTGATGGTGGGAGGAACCACGTCGGCTGTACAGAGCATGATCCTGTCTGTCTGCAAAGCAGGGGATAAGATCATTCTTCCAAGAAATGTCCATAGAAGTGCCTTAAATGCTCTGGTATTGTGCGGGGCGGTTCCTATTTATGTAAACCCGGAGGTGAACAGCATGCTGGGCATTTCCCTTGGCATGGAGATCGGCCAGGTGGAAAAGGCAATTATGGAAAATCCCGATGCAGTGGCAGTATTTGTTAACAATCCCACCTATTACGGAATCTGTTCTGATATCCGCTCCATTGTCCGGCTGGCCCATGCCCACGGGATGAAGGTTCTGGCTGATGAAGCCCATGGCACCCATCTCTATTTTGGAAAGGGTCTTCCGGTTTCCGCCATGGAAGCGGGCGCGGATATGTCGGCGGTCTCCATGCACAAGTCAGGAGGAAGTCTGACACAAAGCTCCCTTCTCCTTTTAAACAAAGGAGTGAACGGGGATTACGTACGTCAGATCATAAACTTAACCCAGACCACCAGCGCCTCTTACCTGCTTTTGTCAAGCCTTGACATATCAAGAAGGAACCTTGCTCTGCGGGGAGAGGAATCCTTTGCAAAGGTGGTGGAAATGGCGGAATATGCCAGGGGAGAGATCAATTCCATCGGCGGTTACTATGCGTATGGAAGGGATCTGATCAATGGAACCAGCATTTTTGATTACGATGTGACTAAGCTTTCTGTTTATACCCTGGGAAATGGGCTGGCAGGAATTGAGGTCTACGATCTCCTTCGGGATGAATATGATATCCAGATCGAATTCGGGGATATCTGCAACCTCCTTGCCTACATTTCCATCGGCGACCGGATTCAGGATATTGAACGTCTGGTAGGAGCACTGGCAGATATTGAGCGCCTTTACAAAAAGGATAGGACGGGAATGCTCTCAGGAGAATACATTGCCCCTAAAGTGGCAGTATCACCTCAGAAAGCATTTTATTCCCAAAAGGTATCCGTACCGGTAGGGGAATCAGCAGGAAGGATAAGCGGGGAGTTTGTCATGTGCTATCCTCCGGGTATTCCTATCCTGGCGCCGGGAGAGATGATTACGGAAGAGATCGTGGAGTACATCATTTACGCCAGGGAAATGGGCTGTTCCATGCAGGGAACCGAGGATCCGGCAGTAGAACGGCTGATGGTATTAAAGGAGCAGGTTCAAGAAGGGGAGAGGTAG
- the speE gene encoding polyamine aminopropyltransferase: protein MEIWFSKFHTSNVKLSVRIDKQLFSGESEYQRIDVFESQEFGKFVSLDGDIVFSEKDEFIYDEMVTHVPMAVHPNVKDVLIIGGGDGGVAKELLQYPFIQSIDVVETDKLFVDVCRDIFPEVSCGLSDPRVKVYYDDGLRFLRSKKEEYDLIINDSTDPFGHTEGLFTKEFYGSCYKALRSDGIMVYQHGSPFYDEDEAACRSMHRKVFRSFPISRVYQAHIPTCPSGYWLFGFASKKYHPINDFKPELWNQLKIETWYYTTNLHTGAFMLPKYVEDLLKEEEKE, encoded by the coding sequence ATGGAGATATGGTTTTCAAAATTTCACACTTCCAATGTGAAGCTTTCGGTGCGGATCGATAAACAGCTTTTTTCCGGTGAAAGTGAATACCAGAGAATTGACGTGTTTGAATCCCAGGAATTTGGAAAGTTTGTGTCTTTGGATGGAGACATTGTTTTTTCAGAAAAAGATGAGTTTATTTACGATGAAATGGTTACCCATGTTCCCATGGCAGTCCATCCAAATGTGAAGGATGTGCTTATCATCGGCGGAGGCGACGGAGGGGTGGCCAAGGAACTTTTACAGTACCCGTTTATTCAGTCCATCGATGTGGTTGAGACGGATAAACTGTTTGTAGATGTATGCCGTGATATCTTTCCTGAAGTATCTTGCGGGCTTTCTGATCCCAGGGTAAAGGTGTATTATGATGACGGGCTCCGTTTCTTAAGAAGCAAAAAAGAGGAATATGACCTTATCATCAATGATTCCACGGATCCTTTCGGACATACAGAGGGGCTTTTTACCAAGGAATTTTACGGCAGCTGCTATAAGGCGCTGCGAAGCGATGGCATCATGGTCTACCAGCATGGAAGTCCTTTTTATGATGAGGATGAGGCGGCGTGCAGGAGCATGCACCGGAAGGTATTCCGTTCCTTCCCCATAAGCCGTGTTTATCAGGCCCATATTCCCACCTGCCCGTCGGGCTACTGGCTGTTTGGGTTTGCTTCGAAAAAGTATCATCCCATCAATGATTTTAAGCCAGAACTATGGAATCAATTAAAAATTGAAACCTGGTACTATACAACAAATCTTCATACAGGCGCTTTCATGCTGCCTAAATACGTGGAAGATTTACTGAAAGAGGAGGAAAAGGAATGA
- a CDS encoding saccharopine dehydrogenase family protein, giving the protein MSRLLIIGCGGVASVAIRKCCQNSEVFTDICIASRTKEKCDALKDKLAGTTKTRIETAKVDADHVEEVIALIKDYKPDAVLNVALPYQDLTIMDACLAAGVDYIDTANYESENTDDPEWKAIYEKRCEELGFTALFDYSWQWDYKERFENAGITALLGSGFDPGVTSVFSAYALKHYFDEIHTIDILDCNGGDHGYPFATNFNPEINLREVSSNGSYWEDGRWIETEPMEIKSKYNFPEVGEKDMYLLHHEEIESLAKNIPGVKRIRFFMTFGQSYLTHMKCLENVGMLSTSPVEFNGQEIVPIQFLKALLPDPASLGPRTKGKTNIGCIFTGVKDGKEKTIYIYNVCDHEECYKEVESQAISYTTGVPAMIGSLMVLTGQWKKPGVFNVEEFDPDPYMEALNKWGLPWVVCEDPETVTVWR; this is encoded by the coding sequence ATGAGCAGATTATTGATTATCGGTTGTGGAGGGGTTGCCTCTGTGGCAATCCGGAAATGCTGTCAGAACAGTGAGGTGTTTACTGACATTTGTATCGCAAGCAGGACAAAGGAGAAATGCGATGCCTTAAAGGATAAGCTTGCGGGGACAACAAAAACAAGAATTGAGACAGCTAAGGTTGATGCGGATCACGTGGAAGAGGTAATTGCCCTCATAAAGGATTATAAGCCGGATGCCGTATTAAATGTGGCTCTGCCCTATCAGGATTTAACCATTATGGATGCATGTCTTGCAGCAGGGGTTGATTACATTGATACCGCTAACTACGAGTCTGAGAATACGGATGATCCGGAGTGGAAAGCGATCTATGAGAAGCGTTGTGAAGAGCTTGGCTTTACCGCCCTTTTTGATTATTCCTGGCAGTGGGATTACAAGGAGCGCTTTGAGAATGCAGGCATTACCGCATTGCTTGGAAGCGGGTTCGATCCTGGAGTTACCAGTGTGTTTTCTGCTTATGCCTTAAAACACTATTTTGACGAAATTCATACCATTGATATTTTAGACTGTAACGGAGGCGATCATGGGTATCCCTTTGCAACCAACTTTAACCCTGAAATCAATTTAAGGGAGGTATCCTCCAACGGTTCCTATTGGGAGGATGGCCGCTGGATCGAGACAGAGCCAATGGAGATTAAATCCAAATATAATTTCCCTGAGGTTGGGGAAAAGGACATGTACCTGCTTCACCATGAGGAGATCGAATCCCTGGCAAAGAACATTCCCGGGGTAAAGAGGATCCGTTTCTTCATGACCTTTGGACAGAGCTATTTAACTCATATGAAGTGCCTGGAAAACGTAGGTATGCTTTCCACCTCTCCTGTGGAGTTTAACGGACAGGAGATCGTGCCCATTCAGTTTTTGAAAGCCCTGCTTCCGGATCCGGCTTCCCTTGGCCCCAGAACCAAAGGAAAGACCAATATTGGATGCATCTTTACGGGTGTAAAGGATGGAAAGGAAAAGACCATTTACATCTACAACGTATGCGATCATGAGGAATGCTATAAAGAGGTGGAATCCCAGGCGATTTCCTATACCACCGGAGTTCCGGCCATGATCGGAAGCCTGATGGTGTTAACCGGCCAGTGGAAGAAGCCGGGAGTATTTAATGTGGAAGAGTTTGACCCGGATCCCTATATGGAGGCTTTAAACAAATGGGGGCTTCCGTGGGTGGTATGTGAGGACCCGGAAACTGTTACGGTATGGAGATAG
- the nspC gene encoding carboxynorspermidine decarboxylase, protein MRIEELKTPCYVIDEGRLEKNLKILSQVKENTGCRILLAQKAFSCFAEYPLIGKYLDGTTASGLYEARLGKEEMGLENHVFAPAYKEEDFKELVKICDHIVFNSFSQLEKYKNALEGVSAGIRINPQCSTQEGHEIYDPCAPGSRLGVSIDNFKEEWLPWISGLHFHTLCEQNSEDLKKTLDAVEEKFGKYLSRLSWLNMGGGHHITREDYDIGLLEACIKRMQEKYGLQIYLEPGEAVALNAGYLVTEVMDVVENGIKTLILDASAACHMPDVLEMPYRPPLKDSGETGEKAFTYRLSSCTCLAGDVIGDYSFDREIKPGDKLYFMDMAIYSMVKNNTFNGMPLPDIAIMDQEGDCRVIKRFGYEDFKNRLA, encoded by the coding sequence ATGAGGATCGAAGAGCTTAAAACCCCATGTTATGTGATCGATGAGGGAAGACTGGAGAAAAATTTAAAAATCCTAAGCCAGGTAAAAGAAAATACCGGGTGCAGGATCCTGTTGGCACAGAAGGCATTTTCCTGCTTTGCGGAGTACCCTCTTATCGGCAAGTATCTTGACGGAACTACGGCCAGCGGGCTTTATGAAGCCAGGCTGGGCAAAGAGGAGATGGGGCTTGAAAACCATGTTTTTGCCCCCGCGTATAAGGAAGAGGACTTTAAAGAGCTGGTGAAGATCTGCGATCACATTGTATTTAACTCGTTTTCCCAGCTGGAGAAGTATAAAAATGCTTTAGAGGGAGTAAGTGCCGGTATCAGGATCAATCCCCAGTGCTCCACCCAGGAAGGCCATGAAATCTATGACCCCTGTGCGCCCGGATCAAGGCTTGGCGTATCCATTGACAATTTTAAAGAGGAGTGGCTGCCCTGGATATCAGGGCTCCATTTCCACACCTTATGTGAGCAGAATTCAGAAGACTTAAAAAAGACCCTGGATGCCGTGGAGGAAAAATTCGGAAAGTATTTATCCCGACTCTCCTGGCTGAACATGGGCGGTGGGCATCATATTACCAGAGAGGATTACGACATCGGGCTGTTGGAAGCCTGCATTAAGAGAATGCAGGAAAAGTATGGCCTTCAGATTTATCTGGAACCTGGAGAGGCAGTGGCACTTAATGCCGGATATCTGGTGACAGAGGTTATGGATGTGGTGGAAAACGGGATAAAGACTTTGATTCTTGATGCTTCCGCAGCCTGCCATATGCCTGATGTGCTGGAGATGCCGTACCGGCCGCCTTTAAAGGACAGCGGAGAAACGGGGGAAAAGGCTTTTACCTACCGGCTCTCCTCCTGCACCTGTCTGGCAGGGGACGTGATCGGTGACTATTCCTTTGACAGGGAAATAAAGCCCGGAGATAAGCTGTATTTTATGGATATGGCCATCTATTCTATGGTGAAGAACAACACCTTTAACGGGATGCCCCTTCCTGACATCGCTATCATGGATCAGGAAGGAGACTGTCGTGTCATAAAACGGTTCGGCTATGAGGATTTTAAGAACAGGCTGGCCTAG